A part of Thermus islandicus DSM 21543 genomic DNA contains:
- a CDS encoding efflux RND transporter permease subunit: MRTNPLVAFFVERFVFATAIFVGLVLVGLLLGLGLGVELLPRFSVPVVAVSTAYPGAGPEEVAEQVSKPLEDALSTLSGVSTLGSTSTEGFSLVFVEFQQGVNVDQAAVEASQKVAAARGALPKDASAPVVQKFDPSASPILYVALEAPGEDLAQVLRYAERQLKPKLQLVPGVADIRLTGAPRRAIRVLLDPDRLEALGVTPGQVVQALSASALNLPLGNLNLEERRLVYTLRATPARAEEVAGLLVDPGRGLRVRDVARVEERAEEASSLNRVNGRPAVLLAVLKTPDSNAVAVADGVRRTLARTALPPGFRAEVALDSTRFIRAAVVDTVKEAFLAALAVSLVVLLFLGKLNSVFSVILAIPITLSGAILLFGVLGFTYNLISLLALTVAVGIVVDDSIVVAENIDRYRRAGLGPKEAVLKGASEVSAAVAAATLSLLAVFLPISFLPGLIGQIFQQFGLGMAAAIAVSWLEALLFLTVRLAYFPDPDPPSFREALKAALLLPKDLAWAYRRGFRTAMGLFLGLTLALLLSRQGPPYLLLLALYPALLGLGRYLGRLLLDLFGALARHLHEGVERGLKRLTELYARALKGVLARPWGALGLAFLLFLSLFPILPRIPFNFTPRADTGVLTATLLLPKDTPLLVADRAARILEAYLLAQPAVSRVVTTVGASATGGVQVSDPSRVQLQIVLKPKGERPDIFHLAERFAEEGKALLQGFPGADLRVLAQTGPSPGDADLQFFLTSPDRALLERRAEEIVRRIAQKPYVASVKSTLEATQRERVFVPDPARLSGTGLTPQDLAQALRLYLSGTQAATARRDGEELAILVRADPLRLSGEADLLSLPVYAPALQAFLPLGSLGRFVEKPGPTLISRRNQAYAAGININLRPEAPGSLQVQRELEGELRAQGLLGNGVELQATGLTGFTGDLLRLAPLAFLLALALNYLVIASQFNAWRYPLYLLLPVPLALVGAFWLTYLLGTGLDVISVLGVVMLIGLVTKNAILLLDFAVRRMQEMPLREALVEAARLRLRPILMTTLTVLIISLPLLLGTGEGAEYRRPLGVVILGGLLSSTLLTLFVVPAAFYAFEGRRAKREVILT, from the coding sequence GTGAGGACCAACCCCTTGGTGGCCTTCTTCGTGGAGCGCTTCGTCTTCGCCACCGCCATCTTCGTGGGGCTTGTTTTGGTGGGCCTCCTGCTTGGGCTTGGGCTCGGGGTGGAGCTCCTGCCCCGCTTCAGCGTGCCGGTGGTGGCGGTCTCCACGGCCTACCCCGGGGCAGGCCCCGAGGAGGTGGCGGAGCAGGTCTCCAAGCCCCTCGAGGACGCCCTCTCCACCCTAAGCGGGGTGAGCACCCTGGGCTCCACCTCCACCGAGGGCTTCAGCCTGGTCTTCGTGGAGTTCCAGCAAGGGGTGAACGTGGACCAGGCCGCGGTGGAGGCCAGCCAGAAGGTGGCCGCGGCCCGCGGTGCCCTCCCCAAGGACGCCTCGGCCCCCGTGGTGCAGAAGTTTGACCCCTCGGCAAGCCCCATCCTCTACGTGGCCCTCGAGGCCCCGGGAGAGGACCTGGCCCAGGTGCTGCGCTACGCGGAGCGCCAACTCAAGCCCAAGCTCCAGCTGGTGCCCGGGGTGGCGGACATCCGCCTCACCGGGGCCCCTAGGAGGGCCATCCGCGTGCTTCTGGACCCCGACCGCCTAGAGGCCCTGGGGGTCACCCCGGGCCAGGTGGTCCAGGCCCTCTCCGCCTCGGCCCTCAACCTCCCCCTGGGGAACCTCAACCTGGAGGAGCGGCGCCTGGTCTACACCCTGCGCGCCACCCCGGCCCGGGCCGAGGAGGTGGCGGGCCTCCTGGTGGACCCGGGCCGGGGCCTCAGGGTGCGGGACGTGGCCCGGGTGGAGGAGCGGGCGGAGGAGGCCTCGAGCCTGAACCGGGTGAACGGCCGCCCCGCCGTCCTCCTCGCCGTGCTCAAGACCCCGGACTCCAACGCCGTGGCCGTGGCCGACGGGGTGCGGCGGACCCTGGCCCGAACGGCCCTGCCCCCGGGCTTTCGGGCCGAGGTGGCCCTGGACAGCACGCGCTTCATCCGGGCCGCGGTGGTGGACACGGTGAAGGAGGCCTTCCTCGCCGCCTTGGCCGTATCCCTGGTGGTCCTCCTCTTCCTGGGGAAGCTGAACTCCGTCTTCTCCGTGATCCTGGCCATCCCCATCACCCTCTCGGGGGCCATCCTCCTCTTCGGGGTCCTGGGGTTCACCTACAACCTCATCAGCCTCCTCGCCCTCACCGTGGCCGTGGGCATCGTGGTGGACGACTCCATCGTGGTGGCGGAGAACATTGACCGCTACCGGAGGGCGGGCCTCGGCCCCAAGGAGGCGGTGCTGAAGGGCGCGAGCGAGGTGAGCGCCGCCGTGGCCGCGGCCACCCTAAGCCTCCTCGCGGTTTTCCTCCCCATCAGCTTCCTCCCCGGGCTCATCGGCCAGATCTTCCAGCAGTTCGGCCTCGGCATGGCGGCGGCCATCGCCGTGAGCTGGCTCGAGGCCCTCCTCTTCCTCACCGTGCGGCTCGCCTACTTCCCCGACCCCGACCCGCCCAGCTTCCGAGAGGCCCTGAAGGCGGCCCTCCTCCTCCCCAAGGACCTCGCCTGGGCCTACCGCAGGGGCTTCCGCACCGCCATGGGGCTCTTCCTGGGCCTCACCCTGGCCCTCCTCCTCTCCCGCCAGGGCCCCCCGTACCTTCTCCTCCTCGCCCTCTACCCCGCCCTTCTGGGCCTCGGGCGCTATTTGGGCCGCCTCCTCCTGGACCTCTTTGGGGCCCTGGCCCGCCACCTCCACGAAGGGGTGGAGAGGGGGCTTAAGCGGCTCACCGAGCTCTACGCCCGGGCCCTAAAGGGGGTTCTGGCCCGGCCCTGGGGGGCCCTTGGGCTCGCGTTTCTCCTCTTCCTCTCCCTCTTCCCCATCCTCCCGAGGATCCCCTTCAACTTCACCCCCCGGGCGGACACCGGGGTCCTCACCGCCACCCTCCTCCTCCCCAAGGACACCCCCCTCCTCGTGGCCGACCGGGCGGCGCGGATCCTGGAGGCCTACCTCCTGGCCCAGCCCGCGGTGAGCCGGGTGGTGACCACGGTGGGGGCCAGCGCCACGGGAGGGGTCCAGGTCTCGGACCCGAGCCGGGTGCAGCTACAGATCGTCCTCAAGCCCAAGGGGGAGCGCCCCGACATCTTCCACCTGGCCGAGCGCTTCGCCGAGGAGGGCAAGGCCCTCCTCCAGGGCTTCCCGGGAGCCGACCTCCGCGTGCTCGCCCAGACGGGGCCAAGCCCGGGCGACGCCGACCTGCAGTTCTTCCTCACCAGCCCGGACCGGGCCCTCCTGGAGCGGCGCGCGGAGGAGATCGTCCGCCGCATCGCGCAAAAGCCCTACGTGGCCAGCGTCAAGAGCACCCTCGAGGCCACCCAGCGGGAACGGGTCTTTGTCCCCGACCCGGCGAGGCTTTCCGGCACCGGCCTCACCCCTCAGGACCTGGCCCAGGCCCTAAGGCTTTACCTGTCGGGGACCCAGGCGGCCACGGCGAGGCGGGACGGGGAGGAGCTCGCCATCCTCGTCCGGGCCGACCCGTTGCGCCTTTCCGGGGAAGCCGACCTCCTTTCCCTTCCCGTCTACGCCCCGGCCCTCCAGGCCTTCCTGCCCCTGGGGAGCCTGGGGCGCTTCGTGGAGAAGCCGGGCCCCACCCTCATCTCCCGCCGCAACCAGGCCTACGCCGCCGGGATCAACATCAACCTGCGCCCCGAGGCCCCGGGGAGCCTCCAGGTGCAGCGGGAGCTCGAGGGGGAACTCAGGGCCCAGGGGCTTTTGGGAAACGGGGTGGAGCTCCAGGCCACCGGCCTCACCGGCTTCACGGGAGACCTCCTCCGCCTTGCCCCCCTGGCCTTCCTCCTGGCCCTCGCCCTCAACTACCTCGTCATCGCCAGCCAGTTCAACGCCTGGCGCTACCCCCTCTACCTCCTCCTCCCCGTGCCCTTGGCCCTGGTGGGGGCCTTCTGGCTCACCTACCTCCTGGGGACCGGCCTGGACGTGATCAGCGTCCTGGGGGTGGTGATGCTCATCGGCTTGGTGACCAAAAACGCCATCCTCCTCCTGGACTTCGCCGTGCGGAGGATGCAGGAGATGCCCCTGAGGGAGGCTTTGGTGGAGGCGGCGAGGCTCCGCCTCCGCCCCATCCTCATGACCACCCTCACCGTCCTCATCATCAGCCTGCCCCTCCTCCTCGGCACGGGCGAGGGAGCGGAGTACCGGAGGCCCCTCGGGGTCGTCATCCTAGGGGGCCTTCTCTCCTCCACCCTCCTCACCCTCTTCGTGGTGCCCGCCGCCTTCTACGCCTTTGAGGGCCGCAGGGCCAAGCGGGAGGTGATCCTCACCTGA
- a CDS encoding efflux RND transporter periplasmic adaptor subunit, which produces MRRALFLLPLLLFACAPKRAEAPSPKAPESLRVQVRTVEARWGVLEREAKASATLQAEKDSLVAAGVPGRVVRTLSPGARVGPGEGVVFLDPAPFEEALAQARLGLRQAEANLVRARNQLLGSRKTLEAQLQAAEAQLQAAERRYQEGRALLEAGALAPLELKGLEAQYRQAQSAYESAKEALARLERAEDVRLLELQVEAARLQVRQAERNLKESVVRAPFAGEVVEVFVKEGEFLGTGSRAFRLATTDRLLAKAYLPPEEAARLTRKTPFLLRQSGREVGAALLRKADLPGQNRLVEVVLRPEGPLTPGPAEVRFRERVAEGVLLPAGAVATEDGQGVVYAVSGGKARRIPVRLLAQEGDRSVVEGLKPGTPVIYPLPEGLRDGDPVEVVR; this is translated from the coding sequence ATGCGGCGGGCCCTTTTCCTCCTTCCCCTCCTCCTTTTCGCCTGCGCCCCCAAAAGGGCCGAGGCCCCGTCCCCTAAGGCCCCGGAGAGCCTCCGGGTCCAGGTGCGGACGGTGGAGGCCAGGTGGGGCGTGCTGGAGCGGGAGGCCAAGGCCTCCGCCACCCTGCAGGCGGAAAAGGACAGCCTGGTGGCCGCCGGGGTCCCGGGCCGGGTGGTGCGCACCCTCTCCCCGGGGGCGCGGGTCGGCCCCGGGGAGGGGGTGGTCTTCCTGGACCCTGCCCCTTTTGAGGAGGCCTTGGCCCAGGCCCGCCTGGGCCTGCGCCAGGCGGAGGCCAACCTGGTGCGGGCAAGGAACCAGCTCCTGGGGAGCCGGAAGACCCTGGAGGCCCAGCTCCAGGCGGCGGAGGCCCAGCTCCAGGCGGCGGAGAGGCGGTACCAGGAGGGCAGGGCCCTCCTGGAGGCGGGGGCGCTGGCCCCCCTGGAGCTAAAGGGCCTCGAGGCCCAGTACCGGCAAGCCCAAAGCGCCTACGAGAGCGCCAAGGAGGCCCTAGCCCGACTGGAGAGGGCCGAGGACGTGCGGCTTTTGGAGCTTCAGGTGGAGGCGGCCAGGCTCCAGGTCCGCCAGGCGGAGCGGAACCTGAAGGAGAGCGTGGTCCGGGCCCCCTTCGCCGGGGAGGTGGTGGAGGTCTTCGTCAAGGAGGGAGAGTTCCTGGGCACGGGAAGCCGGGCCTTCCGCCTGGCCACCACCGACCGCCTCCTGGCCAAGGCCTACCTGCCCCCCGAGGAGGCGGCCCGCCTCACCCGAAAGACCCCCTTCCTCCTTCGGCAAAGCGGCCGGGAGGTGGGGGCCGCCCTCCTCCGCAAGGCCGACCTCCCCGGCCAGAACCGCCTGGTGGAGGTGGTGCTGAGGCCCGAGGGCCCCCTCACCCCCGGCCCCGCGGAGGTGCGCTTCCGGGAGCGGGTGGCCGAGGGCGTGCTCCTGCCCGCCGGGGCGGTGGCCACCGAGGACGGCCAGGGGGTGGTCTACGCGGTATCCGGCGGCAAGGCGCGGCGCATCCCTGTGCGCCTTTTGGCCCAGGAAGGCGACCGGTCGGTGGTGGAGGGTCTAAAGCCGGGCACCCCGGTGATCTACCCCCTCCCCGAAGGGCTTAGGGACGGCGACCCCGTGGAGGTGGTGCGGTGA
- a CDS encoding TolC family protein, protein MNNPKRQDGRWALALGLLLGLALAQPLPQALKKAAALPPVVTARLDLEGRQRDLERTLQDPLRTPLSELQARQALALAEAKYQRALAQAESDLVAAYTQALEAGVQARLAEKALEVAELALKAAEVRVRGGGATSLDLLEAQNRVLEARKNLEAARRGQESAQRALENLLGPWKPEPVAELPPLPQKAVVEDLLKAHADLLQLRQSLELLRLQRGLLDESFAPRKDIEALEDQIKAVETNLDNLERSLRVGLEARYAQLPSLLQGVKAAEEAYKAARERYAAEERRFQVGLTSRLALLQQELALLQQELAQAQARHAYLRAYYGLLASR, encoded by the coding sequence ATGAACAACCCCAAACGGCAAGACGGGCGATGGGCGCTGGCCCTTGGGCTCCTCCTGGGCCTCGCCCTGGCCCAGCCCCTTCCCCAGGCCCTGAAGAAGGCCGCCGCACTCCCCCCCGTGGTCACGGCCCGGCTGGACCTCGAGGGGCGGCAGAGGGACCTGGAGCGCACCCTTCAGGACCCCCTGCGCACCCCTCTCTCCGAGCTCCAGGCCCGGCAGGCCTTGGCCCTCGCGGAGGCCAAGTACCAGAGGGCCCTGGCCCAGGCGGAAAGCGACCTCGTCGCCGCCTACACCCAGGCCCTGGAGGCCGGGGTTCAGGCGCGCCTGGCGGAAAAGGCCCTGGAGGTAGCCGAGCTCGCCCTGAAGGCCGCCGAGGTGCGGGTCAGGGGGGGCGGGGCCACTTCCCTGGACCTTCTGGAGGCCCAAAACCGGGTGCTGGAGGCGAGGAAGAACCTCGAGGCCGCAAGGCGGGGCCAGGAGAGCGCCCAGAGGGCGCTGGAGAACCTCCTCGGCCCTTGGAAGCCCGAGCCCGTGGCCGAGCTGCCCCCCCTGCCGCAGAAGGCCGTGGTGGAGGACCTCCTGAAGGCGCACGCGGACCTCCTCCAGCTCCGGCAGTCCCTGGAGCTCCTACGCCTGCAGCGGGGCCTTCTGGACGAAAGCTTCGCCCCCAGGAAGGACATAGAGGCCCTGGAGGACCAGATCAAGGCGGTGGAGACCAACCTGGACAACCTGGAACGCTCCCTCAGGGTGGGCCTCGAGGCCCGCTACGCCCAGCTCCCTTCCCTCCTCCAGGGGGTGAAGGCGGCGGAGGAGGCCTACAAGGCGGCCCGGGAGCGCTACGCCGCCGAGGAACGCCGCTTCCAGGTGGGGCTTACCAGCCGGCTCGCCCTCCTGCAGCAGGAGCTCGCCCTCCTGCAACAGGAGCTCGCCCAGGCCCAGGCGCGGCACGCCTACCTCAGGGCCTACTACGGCCTTTTGGCCTCGAGGTGA
- a CDS encoding TolC family protein produces MRRLFLLPFLLPALAQGALAPLAEHPLKRQAEALWLAARKALEAQAGPLALQVQGQYGRFGYACTPERLCSSLPGTAGSLSLSLVLTPFPFGDVEDGVERARIGLRRAELAYRKTLAALQLQAVVAYGNYRQALLGLQIAEKALELAEKSLEAARRRQANPKELREAELGLEEARNRRDEARRNLELSRRAAQGLVDLEAPLPGIPPPRGTLPLGVEEARLGVAEAQVGVRAAQRALLPTLQGSLLLYPSDHDTLALSLSSRTLQPTLSYLRQDPARPPSVVPNAGSYRTKEELRLSLTLTLSPGLLASLEAAQAQERAAEEALRAAEDQARVQEESLKGAVNAAEAAWALAEKRREAAKKALEEGRKRLELGLESPLGLLQHELALLQAELVLLQAEYALKRSVLELYQFYGEILPEVNP; encoded by the coding sequence GTGCGTAGGCTCTTCCTCCTCCCTTTCCTCCTCCCCGCCCTGGCCCAGGGCGCCCTGGCCCCCCTTGCGGAGCATCCCCTGAAGCGCCAGGCCGAGGCCCTCTGGCTCGCGGCAAGAAAGGCCCTGGAAGCGCAGGCTGGGCCCCTAGCCCTCCAGGTGCAGGGCCAGTACGGCCGCTTCGGCTACGCCTGCACCCCGGAGCGGCTCTGCTCAAGCCTCCCCGGCACCGCGGGCAGCCTGAGCCTCAGCCTGGTGCTTACCCCCTTCCCCTTCGGGGACGTGGAGGACGGGGTAGAGCGGGCCCGGATCGGCCTACGGCGGGCGGAGCTCGCCTACCGGAAGACCCTGGCCGCCCTCCAGCTCCAGGCGGTGGTGGCCTACGGGAACTACCGCCAGGCCCTCCTGGGGCTACAGATTGCGGAAAAGGCGCTGGAGCTCGCCGAGAAAAGCCTGGAAGCGGCCCGGAGGCGGCAGGCCAACCCCAAGGAGCTAAGGGAGGCGGAGCTCGGCCTGGAGGAGGCCCGAAACCGACGGGACGAGGCCCGGCGCAACCTGGAGCTTTCCCGGAGGGCCGCCCAGGGGCTGGTGGACCTGGAGGCCCCCCTGCCCGGGATCCCCCCGCCCCGGGGAACCCTGCCCCTGGGCGTGGAGGAGGCGCGGCTTGGGGTGGCCGAGGCCCAGGTGGGGGTGCGGGCGGCGCAACGGGCCCTCCTCCCGACCCTGCAAGGGAGCCTCCTCCTCTACCCCTCGGACCACGACACCCTGGCCTTGAGCCTCTCCAGCCGGACCCTCCAACCCACCCTCTCCTACTTGCGGCAAGACCCCGCAAGGCCGCCCTCGGTCGTCCCCAACGCCGGGAGCTACCGGACCAAGGAGGAGCTCCGCCTCTCCCTCACCCTCACCCTCTCCCCGGGGCTTCTCGCCTCCCTCGAGGCGGCCCAGGCCCAGGAACGGGCGGCCGAGGAGGCCCTCAGGGCGGCGGAGGACCAGGCCCGGGTCCAGGAGGAAAGCCTCAAGGGGGCCGTCAACGCGGCGGAGGCCGCCTGGGCCCTGGCCGAGAAGCGGCGGGAGGCGGCGAAGAAGGCGCTGGAGGAGGGCCGGAAGCGGCTGGAACTGGGCCTGGAGAGCCCCCTCGGCCTCCTGCAACACGAGCTCGCCCTCCTACAGGCGGAGCTTGTTCTCCTGCAGGCGGAGTACGCTCTCAAGCGGAGTGTTTTGGAACTATATCAGTTTTATGGGGAGATCCTCCCGGAGGTGAATCCATGA
- a CDS encoding MarR family winged helix-turn-helix transcriptional regulator, which produces MNGPPAPAVKELAQLAYALMHALFQEAKEAFATEGLSLQQAHALALVAQGVRLPSALAECLEVRPSQVSHLLAALEGAGLLERAPDPKDRRRVHLRLTPHGAAAHERTATAWLRVFARRLARLEPEELETFLRLMRKLAEAGRA; this is translated from the coding sequence ATGAACGGTCCTCCTGCCCCCGCCGTCAAGGAGCTCGCCCAGCTCGCGTACGCCCTGATGCACGCCCTCTTCCAGGAGGCCAAGGAGGCCTTCGCCACAGAGGGCCTCTCCCTGCAGCAGGCCCACGCCCTCGCCCTGGTGGCCCAAGGGGTGCGGCTGCCCTCGGCCCTGGCGGAGTGTTTGGAGGTACGCCCCTCCCAGGTTTCCCACCTCCTTGCCGCCCTCGAGGGCGCAGGCCTCCTGGAGCGCGCCCCGGACCCCAAGGACCGCCGGCGGGTCCACCTCCGCCTGACCCCCCACGGGGCGGCAGCCCACGAGCGGACGGCCACGGCATGGCTAAGGGTCTTCGCCCGCCGCCTGGCCCGGCTGGAGCCCGAGGAGCTGGAAACCTTCCTGAGGCTCATGCGGAAGCTCGCGGAGGCCGGGCGTGCGTAG
- a CDS encoding hemolysin family protein: protein MDDLAHFLLGASVIGLLILANAFFVAAEFALVAVRRTRVEHLAQEGVWLAGLLRRALDQLDLYIAACQLGITMASLGLGWAGEPFLARLLDPLFLALLGHRLDGAALHALSFTLAFAFITLLHVILGELAPKGLALQMAERVAFWVILPLHAFLLLFRPLIAVMNGLGNLVLRFFRLESASTHTLVGSPEELKLLVEASSRQGVLDREEGELIQHILELEETPVREIMTPRVDMVAIEAEATLEDFLHLFREHRYSRVPVYRESVDHIVGVAYAQDLLDYACDGLVARTVASIAHPAYFVPENMDAWTLLKELRRRKVHMAIVVDEFGGTAGLVTLEDVMEEIVGEIYDETDEPEDQPIKRLPDGSFSIQAQTPVDEVSEALGVELPEGEYDTLSGFLYELFGRIPGVGESVEWQGFRFLVESADQRRIERVRVERLVEHGEGQDQGLA, encoded by the coding sequence ATGGACGACCTAGCCCACTTCCTGCTCGGAGCCTCGGTCATCGGCCTCCTCATCCTGGCCAATGCCTTTTTCGTGGCGGCGGAGTTTGCCCTGGTGGCCGTGCGGCGCACCCGGGTGGAGCACCTGGCCCAGGAGGGGGTCTGGTTGGCAGGCCTTCTCCGGCGCGCCCTGGACCAGCTGGACCTCTACATCGCCGCTTGCCAGCTGGGCATTACCATGGCCTCCCTGGGCCTAGGCTGGGCGGGGGAGCCTTTTTTGGCCCGGCTCCTTGACCCCCTCTTCCTCGCCCTCCTGGGGCACCGTTTGGACGGAGCGGCCCTCCACGCCCTGAGCTTCACCCTCGCCTTCGCCTTCATCACCCTGCTCCACGTGATCCTGGGGGAACTTGCCCCCAAGGGCCTTGCCCTGCAGATGGCGGAGCGGGTCGCCTTCTGGGTCATCCTGCCCCTCCACGCCTTTCTCCTCCTCTTCCGGCCCCTCATCGCTGTGATGAACGGCCTGGGCAACCTGGTCCTGCGCTTCTTCCGCCTGGAGTCCGCGTCCACCCACACCCTGGTGGGTTCCCCCGAGGAGCTCAAGCTCCTGGTGGAGGCCTCCAGCCGTCAGGGGGTGCTGGACCGGGAGGAAGGGGAGCTTATCCAGCACATCCTGGAGCTGGAGGAGACCCCGGTGCGGGAGATCATGACCCCCCGGGTGGACATGGTGGCCATTGAGGCCGAGGCCACCCTGGAGGACTTCCTCCACCTCTTTCGCGAGCACCGTTACAGCCGGGTGCCGGTGTACAGGGAGAGCGTGGACCACATCGTGGGGGTGGCCTACGCCCAGGACCTCCTGGACTACGCCTGCGACGGACTCGTGGCCCGGACCGTGGCCTCCATTGCCCATCCCGCCTACTTCGTGCCCGAGAACATGGACGCCTGGACGCTCCTCAAGGAGCTCCGGCGCCGGAAGGTCCACATGGCCATCGTGGTGGACGAGTTTGGGGGGACGGCGGGTCTCGTGACCCTAGAGGACGTCATGGAGGAGATCGTCGGGGAGATCTACGACGAGACGGACGAGCCCGAGGACCAGCCCATCAAGCGGCTTCCGGACGGTTCCTTCTCCATCCAGGCCCAGACCCCCGTGGACGAGGTGTCCGAGGCCCTCGGGGTGGAGCTTCCCGAGGGGGAGTACGATACCCTTTCGGGCTTCCTCTACGAGCTTTTTGGCCGCATCCCCGGCGTGGGGGAGAGCGTGGAGTGGCAGGGGTTCCGCTTCTTGGTGGAGAGCGCCGACCAGCGCCGCATAGAGCGGGTGCGGGTGGAGCGGTTGGTGGAGCATGGAGAGGGACAGGATCAAGGCCTTGCTTAA
- the cdd gene encoding cytidine deaminase — protein MERDRIKALLKAHVDRAYAPYSGFPVAALLEAGGEVFLGVNVENASYPLSQCAERNAVAAMVLAGKRRLERVHVYSPKGPIPPCGGCRQVLLEFGGPEVEVVLHGPEGEVVTTLGTLLPMAFRL, from the coding sequence ATGGAGAGGGACAGGATCAAGGCCTTGCTTAAGGCCCACGTGGACCGCGCCTACGCCCCCTACTCGGGCTTTCCCGTGGCGGCCCTCCTCGAGGCCGGGGGGGAGGTTTTCCTTGGGGTGAACGTGGAGAACGCCTCCTACCCCCTCTCCCAGTGCGCCGAGCGGAACGCCGTGGCCGCCATGGTCCTCGCGGGGAAGCGCCGCCTGGAGCGGGTGCACGTCTACAGCCCCAAGGGGCCTATTCCCCCGTGCGGGGGGTGCCGGCAGGTGCTTTTGGAGTTCGGGGGGCCGGAGGTGGAGGTGGTCCTCCATGGCCCCGAGGGGGAGGTGGTCACCACCCTGGGGACCCTCCTCCCCATGGCCTTCCGGCTCTAG
- a CDS encoding LEA type 2 family protein: MDPVRRPLLALLFVLAACAPRPLAPEARYLGGALRGLELAPGPALLLEVRVAFQNPNPFPLPLSAFGTRLRVGGVAVPLDLTLPPGEKEVALPVRLTPGEALEAARALLSTEGVEVALEGEVLGQRLTFFRARLALPLKPVQVRWEGNSLLLENPNPIPLRAEGLLTLLGQRLAVRVDLPARGEGRLWVEGLRLGLEGGRPRLELWLEVPGFLRQALILEL, translated from the coding sequence GTGGATCCTGTGAGGCGTCCCCTCCTCGCCCTCCTCTTCGTCCTCGCCGCCTGCGCCCCGAGGCCCCTCGCCCCCGAGGCCCGCTACCTGGGGGGCGCCTTGCGGGGCCTGGAGCTCGCCCCTGGGCCCGCCCTCCTCCTAGAGGTGCGGGTGGCCTTCCAAAACCCGAACCCCTTCCCCCTTCCCCTCTCCGCCTTCGGGACACGGCTCCGGGTGGGGGGGGTGGCCGTGCCCTTGGACCTCACCCTTCCCCCCGGAGAGAAGGAGGTGGCCCTTCCGGTGCGCCTCACGCCGGGGGAGGCCCTGGAGGCCGCCCGGGCCCTCCTGTCCACAGAAGGGGTGGAGGTGGCCCTCGAGGGCGAGGTCCTGGGCCAGCGCCTTACCTTCTTCCGCGCCCGCCTCGCCCTCCCCCTAAAGCCCGTGCAGGTGCGCTGGGAGGGGAATAGCCTCCTTCTAGAAAACCCTAACCCCATCCCCCTACGGGCCGAAGGCCTCCTCACCCTTCTGGGCCAGCGCCTTGCCGTGCGGGTGGACCTGCCCGCCCGAGGGGAGGGGAGGCTTTGGGTGGAGGGCCTCCGCCTCGGCCTCGAGGGGGGCAGGCCCCGGCTGGAGCTTTGGCTGGAGGTGCCGGGCTTTTTGCGCCAGGCCCTAATCCTGGAGCTCTAG